Proteins from a single region of Pirellulaceae bacterium:
- a CDS encoding amidohydrolase yields MNGAKCSAVHGLGWISVLVLATVVHAGPADYVFMGGKVYTVNKEQPWAEAVAVQGKKIVFVGSTSDAKNYIGDQTKIVDLDGKMMLPGFIDSHCHPVVGALVTPGAFLQYDSVDEVLKSVKEEADANPDSDLIRGFGWRYASFPSTGPTKQMLDEIVPDRPVFLFAIDAHGAWVNSKALEKAGISKDTPDPQPGFSKYQRDPKTGEPTGYLVEVPAALEVLSKLQIQNRSSVAAALDDLMPKFAAAGITAIFEAGIQGLSNEDGFGIYLDMEKSGKLPLRIVGSYYHNNPKVDPLPIIKANRKAFRGELVQCEVLKINVDGGDAQHTGAYLQPYADKPDTMGLPIFTPQQLNDLVTRADASGIDVHYHAYGDHATRMALDAIEAATKANPKRDRRHTLGHSMYLKDDDIPRYAKLNAIAQFSIQWATPDSANLGLAVERLGERVVYTEFMRPRSVLNAGGKVTFGTDWPPAGYYSTYKPLEMIQVALTRKMLTGKGLAPVMPPQDEIITLSQAIEATTLTCAYQIRLEDKVGSIEVGKLADLVVLGKNLFDVEPMEISKVKVLMTMMNGKVTHRKGI; encoded by the coding sequence ATGAATGGCGCAAAATGTTCCGCAGTCCATGGTTTGGGTTGGATCTCTGTGTTGGTGCTCGCGACTGTGGTTCACGCCGGGCCAGCCGATTATGTCTTTATGGGCGGTAAGGTCTACACGGTCAACAAAGAGCAGCCCTGGGCCGAGGCTGTAGCCGTTCAGGGAAAGAAGATCGTTTTTGTCGGCTCCACCTCAGACGCAAAAAATTATATTGGCGACCAGACGAAGATCGTCGATCTCGATGGCAAGATGATGCTACCGGGATTCATTGATAGCCATTGTCACCCGGTGGTGGGTGCATTGGTCACACCTGGAGCTTTTCTTCAATATGACTCGGTAGACGAGGTGCTAAAGTCTGTCAAAGAAGAGGCGGACGCAAATCCCGACAGTGATCTTATCCGTGGTTTTGGTTGGCGATACGCATCCTTTCCCTCCACGGGGCCGACCAAGCAAATGCTCGACGAGATCGTTCCCGATCGTCCGGTCTTCTTATTTGCCATCGATGCGCATGGAGCTTGGGTGAACTCGAAAGCGCTGGAGAAGGCGGGTATCAGCAAGGATACGCCGGATCCGCAACCAGGCTTCAGCAAGTATCAGCGTGACCCCAAGACGGGCGAGCCCACCGGTTACCTCGTCGAAGTTCCCGCAGCGCTCGAAGTGCTCAGCAAGCTCCAGATCCAAAACAGGAGCAGCGTCGCGGCAGCACTCGACGACTTGATGCCCAAGTTTGCGGCAGCGGGGATCACGGCTATTTTTGAGGCTGGTATTCAGGGGCTTTCGAACGAAGACGGGTTCGGGATTTACCTTGACATGGAAAAGAGCGGAAAACTGCCATTGCGAATCGTCGGCAGTTACTATCACAACAATCCCAAGGTGGATCCGCTACCGATCATCAAGGCTAATCGCAAAGCCTTTCGGGGTGAATTAGTCCAGTGCGAGGTACTCAAGATCAATGTCGACGGTGGCGACGCTCAGCATACGGGTGCTTACCTACAACCTTATGCGGATAAGCCGGACACCATGGGCTTGCCGATTTTCACGCCGCAGCAACTCAATGATCTTGTCACCCGGGCAGACGCCTCAGGGATCGACGTTCATTATCATGCGTACGGTGACCACGCTACTCGGATGGCCTTGGATGCGATCGAAGCTGCCACCAAGGCGAATCCCAAACGCGACCGAAGGCATACGCTTGGTCACTCCATGTATTTAAAGGATGATGATATACCCCGATACGCGAAACTTAACGCGATCGCGCAGTTTTCCATTCAATGGGCCACGCCTGACTCAGCAAACTTGGGCCTCGCGGTCGAACGACTTGGCGAACGGGTCGTCTACACCGAGTTCATGCGGCCGCGTTCGGTCCTTAATGCGGGCGGGAAGGTGACTTTCGGTACTGACTGGCCTCCTGCCGGTTACTACAGCACCTACAAGCCCCTGGAGATGATTCAGGTGGCCCTGACCCGCAAGATGCTCACTGGGAAAGGCCTGGCGCCAGTCATGCCGCCCCAAGATGAAATAATCACACTTTCACAGGCAATCGAAGCCACGACGCTGACCTGTGCCTACCAGATTCGCTTGGAAGACAAAGTGGGTTCGATTGAAGTCGGCAAGCTGGCTGATCTGGTTGTGCTCGGGAAGAACCTTTTCGACGTCGAACCGATGGAGATCAGCAAGGTCAAAGTGCTGATGACAATGATGAACGGAAAGGTCACGCACCGAAAGGGGATCTGA
- a CDS encoding outer membrane beta-barrel protein, protein MQQTAEIRLVTAVLFASALLLPSRVVGQDSIGLDNGLPWNTNWARIDEGNENLWSLLDRGGGPLECGGWISAGFTANAHGNRTGKGNAPLPLNSIADAPVMNQLWLYAEKPLDRERMGADWGFRIDYLFGVDGPEMQAAGDQGWDFGWNTSRDYGSAIPQLYAELGFHELVLRVGYAIGLQGFEANQAVDNFFYSHNYAYGYGVPGTFSGAVLEYELSDNLAVLGGWTTGWDSWWSNYLSASTFVGGLTWTLSDEVSLTYHVTIGDFGDGTAKNGAKSNAGQIYAHAIVFTCEISERASYVLENTLGSNSHTGVGSGNSQWYSLTNYLFYDLSDCWSAGARIEWFCDEDGQRVNVNGAGPGSFYEGTLGINWEPHGNIRIRPEVRWDWFTGQGRPFDSRNGGMTGTSVHQFTGGLDVLLIF, encoded by the coding sequence ATGCAGCAAACCGCTGAAATCAGACTCGTCACTGCTGTGCTGTTCGCGAGTGCACTGCTCTTGCCGTCACGCGTCGTCGGGCAAGATAGCATCGGTTTGGACAATGGCTTGCCGTGGAACACCAACTGGGCCCGGATTGATGAAGGTAACGAGAATCTCTGGTCGCTGTTAGATCGAGGCGGCGGGCCGTTGGAGTGCGGCGGTTGGATATCGGCCGGCTTCACCGCCAATGCACACGGCAATCGAACCGGGAAGGGTAACGCACCGTTGCCACTAAACTCTATTGCGGATGCGCCCGTAATGAACCAGTTGTGGCTCTATGCAGAGAAGCCGCTCGACAGGGAAAGAATGGGTGCCGATTGGGGCTTCCGGATCGACTACCTCTTCGGAGTGGATGGTCCCGAGATGCAGGCAGCGGGTGATCAGGGCTGGGACTTCGGCTGGAACACTTCCCGCGACTACGGCTCAGCCATTCCTCAGCTATACGCAGAGCTCGGCTTTCATGAACTGGTTCTTCGTGTGGGCTACGCCATTGGCCTGCAGGGTTTCGAAGCGAATCAAGCGGTGGACAATTTCTTCTATTCACATAACTACGCCTACGGGTACGGTGTGCCTGGCACATTTTCCGGCGCCGTGTTGGAGTACGAGTTAAGCGATAATCTTGCAGTGTTGGGGGGATGGACGACGGGTTGGGATAGTTGGTGGTCTAACTACTTGAGCGCCTCAACGTTCGTGGGCGGGCTGACATGGACTTTGAGCGACGAGGTGAGTCTGACCTATCACGTAACAATCGGCGATTTCGGGGACGGAACCGCAAAGAACGGGGCCAAGAGCAACGCCGGGCAGATTTATGCTCACGCGATCGTGTTTACCTGCGAAATTTCGGAACGCGCCAGTTACGTCCTGGAAAATACGCTGGGCAGTAATAGCCATACTGGCGTCGGGTCAGGAAACAGCCAGTGGTACTCCCTAACAAACTATCTTTTTTATGATCTGAGCGATTGCTGGTCGGCGGGAGCCCGGATTGAGTGGTTCTGTGACGAAGATGGCCAGCGAGTCAACGTAAACGGTGCCGGCCCCGGCTCTTTTTATGAAGGGACGCTTGGCATCAACTGGGAACCGCATGGCAACATTCGTATTCGCCCCGAAGTCCGTTGGGACTGGTTCACCGGTCAAGGCCGGCCTTTTGACAGCAGGAACGGTGGCATGACTGGTACGTCGGTCCACCAATTCACGGGCGGCCTGGACGTCTTGCTCATCTTCTGA
- a CDS encoding M14-type cytosolic carboxypeptidase encodes MRHCLILMALIAMIGNGRALADSRLSVVADFQGASVRVLEIDQKSCSVRFMPGGDPRRGWPCWWYFRVDGLTAKDTLSLRLQRSPAAIDKRKPLSASWSMPKYATFSTDGKTWQQTDQGSRQDEWMVYKLKPKTKSVFVAWGPPYTPRTASTFVHEISKQSGHATAVELCRSRDGRTVPMLHVKAGKRSDKQRFGVWVQARQHAWESGSSWVAQGFAKWLLGKDKQAAWLRQHAEVFIVPVMDVDNTATGNGGKNALPHDHNRDWSRKPHWNEVRAAQRKVGKLIDEQRMDVFLDLHNPAPSDPSFFYILPSEMSKEPMISLRDRFISLAYARISKVKPQLPMSSKSRVTGASYHPLWRQISANWVSMHGNPQTVSLCLETMWNHKNSTPTVYQAVGANLAAAVAEYLAERPER; translated from the coding sequence ATGAGACACTGCTTGATATTGATGGCTCTCATTGCAATGATTGGCAACGGTCGGGCACTGGCTGATTCACGTTTGAGCGTGGTGGCTGATTTCCAGGGGGCGTCAGTCCGCGTTTTGGAGATTGATCAGAAGTCCTGCAGCGTCAGATTCATGCCTGGCGGTGACCCCAGACGCGGCTGGCCTTGTTGGTGGTACTTTCGGGTTGATGGCCTGACAGCCAAAGATACATTGTCGTTGCGGTTACAGCGATCGCCAGCAGCCATCGACAAACGCAAGCCCCTGTCGGCATCGTGGTCCATGCCTAAGTACGCGACGTTTTCCACCGATGGGAAGACGTGGCAGCAGACCGATCAAGGTAGTCGGCAAGACGAGTGGATGGTTTACAAACTCAAGCCGAAAACGAAATCGGTCTTCGTGGCTTGGGGTCCGCCCTACACGCCGCGTACTGCGTCAACGTTCGTACATGAAATAAGCAAGCAATCTGGGCATGCCACCGCGGTTGAGTTGTGCCGATCGCGTGACGGACGAACCGTGCCAATGTTGCACGTCAAGGCAGGAAAGCGGTCGGACAAACAACGTTTCGGCGTTTGGGTTCAGGCACGGCAACACGCTTGGGAGAGCGGTTCGAGTTGGGTAGCACAAGGTTTCGCGAAATGGTTGCTTGGCAAAGATAAACAGGCTGCCTGGCTCCGGCAGCACGCCGAGGTGTTTATTGTTCCGGTGATGGACGTCGACAATACGGCAACCGGCAACGGCGGCAAAAATGCGCTGCCGCATGATCACAACCGAGATTGGTCCCGCAAGCCGCATTGGAATGAAGTTCGTGCGGCTCAACGAAAAGTCGGTAAGCTGATCGACGAACAACGCATGGACGTCTTTCTGGATCTTCACAATCCGGCTCCCAGCGACCCCAGCTTCTTTTACATCCTGCCGAGCGAGATGTCAAAGGAACCGATGATCAGCCTGCGGGATCGCTTTATCAGCCTCGCGTATGCACGCATCAGCAAGGTCAAGCCGCAGCTACCAATGAGCAGCAAATCCAGAGTCACTGGAGCCAGCTACCATCCGCTTTGGCGACAGATTAGCGCAAACTGGGTCAGCATGCACGGTAATCCGCAGACGGTCAGCCTGTGCTTAGAAACGATGTGGAACCATAAAAATAGCACCCCCACCGTCTACCAAGCTGTCGGCGCGAACCTGGCTGCAGCCGTCGCCGAATACCTAGCAGAACGACCGGAACGTTGA